Sequence from the Methanophagales archaeon genome:
ATATTTGGATATTTACGCGCTGCTCGCTCCTCTGCAATCCGCTGTAAGCTCTTGCCGGGCGTTATCTTATGTACGCCCATCCTTTTCGGTCTCCTGCCCTTCTTCGGTCTCGGCCTTCGCCTGCCACCACGCCTAACCTTCACCCTTACCAAAATGAACCCTTGTTTCGCTTTATAACCAAGAGCTCGTGCACGATCTAACCTCGTCGGATGCTCTATCCTGACAACCGCAGGCTCTCTTCGCCACTCTATCAGCCTCGTACGCCTCAATTCGCCCACATAAGACTCATCTGGTCTCTTCCATGCATCACCTATGTATTCATAAAAGGACTTTACCATCTCACTCCCCCGCTATCGCTATTTACTTTACATTACATAAGAGGATAATAGATATAGACTATGCTATGATATTAATAGTTCAAAACAATTATAAAATAAAAATAAAATAAGAAGCACAAATTAGCGATTAGCGGAGTATGAAAGAAGAGAGTGATGAACATGGTGGATAGACCCAAGCCGTTGGACATATTGAACAGATCACTGAAGTCGCCAGTTATAGTGAAGATAAGAGGAGGCAGAGAGTTCAGGGGGATACTGGCAGGCTACGACCTGCACATGAATCTCTTGCTGAACGATGCAGAGGAGTTGAACGCCGATTCTTCGGTCAAGAATCTTCTGGGTGAGATCCTTGTGAGGGGCGACAATGTTGTCTTCATATCGCCAACAGAGCCTAAAGATATGGAGAAGGAAGAAGAGGGAGCTAAGGGTAAGGAATTGGAGGGGAAGGAGCGATGGTGAAAGGGACACCTTCAAAGGGTAAGAGGCAAAAGCGGTCACACATAATTTGCCGGCGATGTGGTAGTCACTCATTTAGCGTACATGGTAAGTACTGTGTGGCATGTGGATTTGGCAAATCCCGGCGAATGAGGAAATACCCCAACTGGAGAAAGAAGAAGCCATGAATACAATATCTAATATCAGCCGAGGTAGCTTAGTGGACAAAAGCGCCGGCCTTGAGAGCCGGTGTCCCTC
This genomic interval carries:
- a CDS encoding 50S ribosomal protein L37e; the protein is MVKGTPSKGKRQKRSHIICRRCGSHSFSVHGKYCVACGFGKSRRMRKYPNWRKKKP
- a CDS encoding 50S ribosomal protein L15e — encoded protein: MVKSFYEYIGDAWKRPDESYVGELRRTRLIEWRREPAVVRIEHPTRLDRARALGYKAKQGFILVRVKVRRGGRRRPRPKKGRRPKRMGVHKITPGKSLQRIAEERAARKYPNMEVLNSYWVAEDGKRKWFEIIMVEPANPVIKSDKRLNWICQHKHRGRAFRGLTSAGKKGRALV